A single window of Populus nigra chromosome 17, ddPopNigr1.1, whole genome shotgun sequence DNA harbors:
- the LOC133676591 gene encoding chromatin-remodeling ATPase INO80-like: MDNRRQAKDSLSYSNLFNLESLVNFRVPQPDDEFDYYGNSSQDESRGSQGGAMSKFVNGNLSERELSSGKRKRRYNNSEGEEEDGYSGARITEEQYRSMLGEHIQKYKRRYKDSLSSPAPPPRMGIPVPKSSLGGSKSRKLGREQRGGLYDMETTSEWVNDIVPSKHGDYHEPEFTPKIYYEPPYLDIGDGVTYRIPPSYDKLAASLNLPSFSDMWVEEFYLKGTLDLGSLAAMTANDKRFGLRSRAGMGEPQLQYESLQGRLKALAASNSAEKFSLKISEEALNSSIPEGAAGNIKRSILSEGGVMQVYYVKVLEKGDTYEIIERSLPKKPKIIKDPFVIEREEMERIGKVWVNIVRRDIPKHHRIFTTFHRKQLIDAKRFSENCQREVKLKVSRSLKIMKGAAIRTRKLARDMLLFWKRVDKEMAEVRKKEEREAAEALKREQELREAKRQQQRLNFLIQQTELFSHFMSNKPNSQPSEALPIADEKTDDQVMDFSTAEAGPDPEEDPEDAELRKEALKAAQDAVSKQKLLTSAFDTECSKLREVADIEGPITDASVAGSSNIDLQTPSTMPVTSTVKTPELFKGSLKEYQLKGLQWLVNCYEQGLNGILADEMGLGKTIQAMAFLAHLAEEKNIWGPFLVVAPASVLNNWADEISRFCPDLKTLPYWGGLQERMVLRKNINPKRLYRREAGFHILITSYQLLVSDEKYFRRVKWQYMVLDEAQAIKSANSIRWKTLLSFNCRNRLLLTGTPIQNNMAELWALLHFIMPTLFDSHEQFNEWFSKGIENHAEHGGTLNEHQLNRLHAILKPFMLRRVKKDVVSELTRKTEVTVHCKLSSRQQAFYQAIKNKISLAELFDSNRGHLNEKKIMNLMNIVIQLRKVCNHPELFERNEGITYFYFGEIPNSFLPSPFGELEDIHYSGGRNPITYKIPKVVHNEIVQSSEVLCSAIGHGFGRESFQKHFNIFSSENVYRSVFALDNSSDSLLIKSGTFGFSHLMDLSPAEVAFLAISSFMERLLFFIMRWGRRFLDGIMDLLMKDIENDHSNYLEKHKVRAVTRMLLMPSRSETDMLRRKMATGHADTPFEALVNSHQDRLLSNIKLLHSTYTFIPRTRAPPIGGQCSDRNFAYQMMEELHQPMVKRLLTGFARTSTFNGPRKPEPPHPLIQEIDSELPVSQPALQLTYKIFGSCPPMQSFDPAKLLTDSGKLQTLDILLKRLRAENHRVLLFAQMTKMLNILEDYMNYRKYRYLRLDGSSTIMDRRDMVRDFQLRNDIFVFLLSTRAGGLGINLTAADTVIFYESDWNPTLDLQAMDRAHRLGQTKDVTVYRLICKETVEEKILQRASQKNTVQQLVMTGGHVQDDLLAPEDVVSLLLDDAQLEQKLREIPLQARDRQKKKPTKAIRVDAEGDATFEDLTETVAQGTGNEQSEDAEKLKSPNSNKRKAASDKQITSKPRNSQKNEPNSSPMDYELDDPIPNSEPQSQRPKRLKRPKKSVNEKLEPAFTATPSIDSSQIQYPPTNNLASTYSNT, encoded by the exons ATGGACAACAGGAGACAAGCCAAGGACTCGCTTTCTTACTCCAATTTGTTCAATCTTGAG TCTTTGGTGAACTTCAGAGTTCCACAACCAGATGATGAATTTGATTATTATGGGAATAGTAGTCAGGATGAGAGCAGAGGTAGCCAAG GTGGAGCAATGTCAAAATTTGTTAATGGGAATCTATCGGAGAGGGAATTGAGTTCAGGGAAGAGAAAGAGGCGGTATAACAACAGTGAGGGAGAGGAGGAAGACGGATATTCGGGGGCACGCATTACTGAGGAACAGTATCGTTCAATGTTAGGAGAACATATCCAGAAGTACAAGAGGAGGTATAAGGATTCCTTGTCAAGTCCTGCACCTCCTCCTCGGATGGGGATTCCCGTTCCAAAGAGCAGTTTGGGTGGTTCTAAATCTAGGAAGCTGGGAAGAGAGCAGCGAGGGGGTTTATATGATATGGAAACCACATCTGAATGGGTCAATGACATTGTACCATCAAAACACGGAGACTATCATGAGCCAGAGTTCACGCCCAA AATATACTATGAACCTCCTTATTTGGATATTGGGGATGGTGTCACTTATAGGATACCCCCCTCTTATGATAAGCTGGCGGCATCTTTGAACTTACCAAGCTTCTCAGATATGTGGGTGGAGGAATTTTACTTGAAGGGCACCTTAGATTTGGGTTCCTTGGCAGCAATGACAGCCAACGATAAAAGGTTTGGACTTAGAAGCCGAGCAGGAATGGGAGAGCCCCAGTTACAATATGAGTCACTTCAGGGAAGGTTGAAGGCATTGGCAGCTTCTAACTCTGCTGAGAAATTCAGTCTCAAGATATCTGAAGAGGCATTGAATTCCTCAATCCCAGAGGGGGCAGCTGGAAATATAAAACGCTCTATTTTGTCAGAGGGCGGTGTAATGCAGGTTTACTATGTTAAAGTTTTGGAGAAAGGAGACACATATGAG ATTATTGAGCGGAGTCTACCTAAGAagccaaaaataattaaagaccCTTTTGTTATTGAGAGGGAGGAAATGGAAAGGATTGGTAAAGTTTGGGTAAACATTGTGAGAAGAGATATACCTAAGCATCATAGGATTTTCACTACGTTTCATCGGAAGCAACTAATTGATGCAAAGAGGTTCTCAGAAAACTGTCAAAGAGAG GTCAAATTGAAGGTTAGCAGATCACTCAAAATAATGAAGGGTGCTGCAATTCGCACTAGGAAGTTAGCTAGAGACATGCTACTGTTTTGGAAGCGAGTGGATAAGGAGATG GCAGAGGTGAGGAAAAAGGAGGAAAGAGAAGCTGCAGAAGCTTTGAAGCGTGAACAAGAGCTCAGGGAAGCAAAAAGACAGCAGCAAAGGCTCAATTTTCTCATACAACAAACAGAACTGTTCAGTCATTTCATGTCAAACAAACCAAATTCACAGCCGTCAGAAGCTTTGCCAATTGCAGATGAAAAGACAGATGATCAAGTAATGGATTTTAGCACTGCTGAAGCTGGACCTGATCCTGAAGAAGATCCTGAGGATGCTGAATTGAGAAAAGAGGCTCTCAAAGCTGCTCAAGATGCAGTCTCCAAGCAGAAACTGTTAACAAGTGCTTTTGATACTGAGTGTTCAAAACTGCGTGAAGTTGCTGATATTGAGGGACCTATAACTGATGCCTCAGTTGCAGGATCTAGCAACATTGATTTGCAGACAcc CTCCACCATGCCTGTTACATCAACAGTTAAGACACCAGAGTTGTTTAAAGGCAGCCTTAAAGAATATCAGTTGAAGGGTCTTCAGTGGCTGGTTAATTGTTATGAGCAG GGCTTAAATGGTATACTGGCTGATGAGATGGGCCTTGGAAAGACTATTCAAGCCATGGCATTCTTGGCTCATTTGGCTGAG GAAAAAAATATCTGGGGTCCTTTTCTGGTTGTTGCTCCTGCTTCTGTCTTGAATAACTGGGCTGATGAAATCAGTCGTTTCTGCCCTGACTTGAAAACCCTTCCATATTGGGGTGGGCTTCAAGAGCGAATGGTACTTCGGAAAAACATTAATCCAAAACGCCTTTATCGAAG GGAGGCTGGTTTTCACATTCTCATTACCAGCTATCAATTGCTAGTGTCTGATGAGAAGTATTTTCGGCGTGTGAAATGGCAATATATGGTACTAGATGAGGCCCAGGCTATTAAAAGTGCCAACAG TATAAGATGGAAGACACTGCTCAGTTTTAATTGTCGTAATCGCCTACTGCTGACTGGCACACCAATTCAGAATAACATGGCAGAATTGTGGGCCCTCCTACATTTCATCATGCCCACATTATTTGACAGCCACGAACAGTTCAATGAGTGGTTTTCTAAAGG AATTGAGAATCATGCAGAACATGGAGGTACTTTAAATGAGCACCAGCTAAACAGATTG CATGCAATTCTGAAGCCTTTTATGCTGCGACGTGTGAAGAAAGATGTGGTTTCTGAGTTAACGAGGAAAACAGAAGTTACTGTACACTGCAAGTTGAGCTCTCGACAACAAGCTTTCTATCAAGCTATTAAGAACAAGATATCTCTTGCTGAGTTGTTTGATAGCAATCGTGGACATCTTAATGAGAAGAAAATTATGAATCTCATGAACATAGTCATTCAGCTGAGAAAG GTTTGTAACCATCCAGAGTTGTTTGAAAGGAATGAGGGAATCACATATTTCTATTTTGGAGAGATTCCTAATTCTTTCCTGCCCTCTCCTTTTGGGGAGTTGGAGGACATACATTATTCAGGAGGTCGAAATCCTATTACGTATAAG ATTCCAAAAGTAGTCCACAATGAGATTGTCCAAAGTTCTGAGGTACTTTGCTCAGCAATTGGGCATGGTTTTGGCAGAGAgtcatttcaaaagcattttaatatattctcatCAGAAAATGTGTATCGATCTGTATTTGCACTGGACAATAGCTCAGATAGCTTGCTTATTAAGAGTGGGACGTTTGGTTTTTCTCATTTGATGGATTTATCCCCAGCGGAGGTTGCATTTTTGGCAATTAGTTCATTTATGGAGAGgctgttgttttttattatgagaTGGGGCCGGCGATTTTTGGATGGAATCATGGACTTGCTCATGAAAGACATAGAAAATGACCATAGCAATTAccttgaaaaacataaagttagAGCTGTTACGCGGATGTTATTGATGCCATCAAGATCTGAGACAGATATGCTAAGGAGGAAAATGGCAACAGGTCATGCTGATACTCCATTTGAAGCTCTAGTTAATTCTCATCAGGACAGGCTTCTGTCCAACATCAAACTTCTCCACTCAACTTACACGTTCATCCCACGGACCAGAGCACCACCG ATCGGTGGCCAATGCTCAGATAGAAACTTTGCCTACCAAATGATGGAAGAATTACACCAACCCATGGTTAAGAGGTTGTTAACTGGGTTTGCACGCACATCCACATTTAATGGACCTAGAAAGCCAGAGCCTCCTCATCCTTTGATTCAGGAGATTGATTCTGAACTACCTGTTTCACAACCTGCCCTTCAGTTGACATACAAGATTTTTGGTTCTTGTCCCCCCATGCAAAGCTTTGACCCTGCAAAGTTGCTCACG GATTCTGGAAAGCTTCAAACACTTGATATATTACTGAAACGATTGCGAGCAGAAAACCACCGAGTTCTATTGTTTGCTCAAATGACAAAAATGCTGAATATTCTCGag GACTACATGAATTATAGGAAATATAGATATCTTAGACTTGATGGATCTTCCACCATTATGGATCGTCGGGACATGGTCAGAGACTTCCAGCTTAG gaatgatatttttgttttcttgctaaGTACCAGAGCTGGTGGGTTGGGTATTAATTTGACAGCTGCAGACACTGTTATCTTTTATGAAAGCGATTGGAATCCTACACTAGATTTACAGGCAATGGATAGAGCACATCGGCTGGGCCAGACGAAGGAT GTCACTGTCTACCGGCTCATTTGTAAAGAGACAGTTGAGGAAAAGATTTTACAAAGAGCAAGTCAGAAAAATACCGTGCAGCAGCTTGTTATGACAGGTGGTCATGTTCAGGATGATCTCTTGGCTCCTGAGGATGTGGTGTCCTTGCTTCTGGATGATGCCCAGCTGGAGCAGAAGTTGAGAGAAATTCCACTGCAG GCCAGGGata